GGATCATGAGATCGGCCCAGGAGATCCTGTTTCCGTATTTCTGCTTGACCGGCCAGAGAAGGCGCCGCGCTTTGTCAAGATTGCCGTTGTCGGGCCAACTGTTGACCGGGGCAAAACGCTGGTTCCCGGTATTCGCGCCCCCGCGGCCGTCGGCCGTGCGGTAGGTGCCTGCACTGTGCCAGGCCATGCGGATAAACAAGCCGCCGTAATGCCCCCAGTCGGCAGGCCACCACTCCTGAGAATCGGTCATCAGCGCATGAAGATCCTTTTTCAGGGCGTCAAGATCAAGCTTCTTGAATTCTTCGGCATAATTGAAATCAGGGTCCATCGGACTGGAGACCTGCGTGTGCTGGTGAAGAACTCCCAGGTCCAACCGGTTTGGCCACCAGTCACGATTCGAGGCGCCGCGACCAGCCGGGATTGCGCTTACCGCACCCGTTACCGGGCACTTCTTGCTCTCACTCATACTATTTTTCTCCTTCCAGACTTTCTTCCCCTTTTCCCACGGGAAGTGTCTTTGTTTCCGGTTTTTTGTTGTATCTGCTTTTGACAATTTTCACAGATGCCGAAAAAATCGATTCTGTGACGTGTAACTTTGAATGCGCTGCTTTCCTGTGCACGACGATTTATCTCATCATAAACAGGCATTTCAAAATCAAGCACCTTCCCGCAGTGTTCGCATACAAGATGGTAATGCGGGTCAAGTTTTGCATCAAAACGATCGAAAGTACTCCCGAAAGGAACCTTCCGCACATGCCCCTGCTCCATTAATACCTTCAGGTTCCTGTATACCGTTCCCAGACTCAGATCGGGAATCTCATCCTTCAGTTGATGGTAAATCCAGTCGGCCGTTGGGTGGGCCTCCGTCTGCTTGAGCACTTGAAGAATTCTTTCGCGTTGTCGGCTTTTGCGGTAATGCATACTACCCTTACTAATAATCGTTCTTATTATTACTAATATAGTTGGTTGTGGTGGTTATGTCAAATTCTGTTACTTCTGTGTTCCGGGATGGGGATATCTACCGACATGCCGCCTCCGACGAGGCTTATATGGAAGGGGTTGTGGGGTATCGTTTTTCAGTGCATCGCCTTCGACTTTCAACTCTCAAATCGTTGTCACGCTCGTTGTCTCACATCTCTTCAGCTCCTACCATTCACGACCCCTGTAATAGTCTCTTCGGTAAAGAGTTTTCCCACTCCGATACCCGGGCACGCTTTTTTCTCGTTATTCCAGTTCTTCTCATTTCTGATAATCTTTATCCAGAATGGATAGGTGCGGCACTGTGAAGGACGGACCGGATAGATAAGGCACCCCCCGACGCTCTTGTAGAACACACAGGCGCCGTCGGGA
The sequence above is drawn from the Chitinivibrionales bacterium genome and encodes:
- a CDS encoding transcriptional repressor — encoded protein: MHYRKSRQRERILQVLKQTEAHPTADWIYHQLKDEIPDLSLGTVYRNLKVLMEQGHVRKVPFGSTFDRFDAKLDPHYHLVCEHCGKVLDFEMPVYDEINRRAQESSAFKVTRHRIDFFGICENCQKQIQQKTGNKDTSRGKRGRKSGRRKIV
- a CDS encoding YkgJ family cysteine cluster protein, with the protein product MPNPSYLKNGLRFTCKQCGNCCTGEPGTVYVSESEINAIAGRLGLDPTAFKEQYCYPFRDSFSLREHPDGACVFYKSVGGCLIYPVRPSQCRTYPFWIKIIRNEKNWNNEKKACPGIGVGKLFTEETITGVVNGRS